The Euphorbia lathyris chromosome 8, ddEupLath1.1, whole genome shotgun sequence genome has a window encoding:
- the LOC136202335 gene encoding receptor-like protein 7 has translation MQSLCQDADNSSLLQFKQSFVFDKFPCHPSTNYTKLDSWKVGDDCCSWDGVACNDETGHVIGLDLSSRCLYGSINSTSPLFQLHHLRYLDLSFNNFNLSGIPPGIRSLSGLTHLNLTFSNFSGQIPSEMLELSKLVSVDLSLNSLILRKPSLKDVAETLTNLTKLHLSCVNISSHVPQSLSNLTSLSSLLLENCSLQGEFPSGIFRLPDLRLLSLRDNPDLNGYLPEFQVGSALEMLRLQGTNFSGQLPLSIGNLNSLRVFTAWRCRFGGVLPSVITGNLSKLHILDLSHNYFAGQVPSWLGNSTQLTQLLLSNNELQGPIPDSIFQLPYLQVLNLNFNKLSGTLEFDSFLQLKYLSELQLSGNHLSLISSPYMNITLPKFQILGLRGCNLRAFPAFLQGQNEVEYLDLANNSIEGYVPNWIFTMESLSFLDLANNFLIGCEQPLNVHPWSNLQILNLTSNKLEGPLPIPPSSIQTYDVSWNNFHGDVSPLFCNLTSLLVFDLSNNNLSGHLPRCLGKLGDSALVLDLRNNSLSGKIPDTFASGCAVKLMDLSQNRIEGAVPKSLANCSKLEILNLEKNEMNDVFPSWLGILPRLRILSLRSNNFHGAIGQPLSKSEFGKLQIIDLSDNNFTGKLPSEYIQNWVSMKSVNYEQLAYMEANASFHMKSYIWTFRYPYFIRIVSKGIERAYDQILEFFVVVDLSRNRFEGEIPEIIGTLRELQFLNLSNNILTGQIPPSLVNLKKLEALDLSRNKLSGKIPMQLSVLTFLSIFNVSYNNLTGLIPGGNQFETFQNDSLLANPGLCGSPLSRKCENIETLSLPPSEDEDVESTFEFSWEIVLIGFGSGLVIGVAFGCAMNTRKYEQRVKKKFARWLRS, from the exons ATG CAGTCACTTTGCCAAGATGCTGACAACTCTTCCTTGTTACAATTCAAGCAAAGCTTTGTCTTTGACAAGTTTCCCTGTCATCCTTCTACTAATTATACCAAGCTCGACTCTTGGAAAGTTGGAGATGATTGCTGCTCATGGGATGGTGTCGCCTGTAACGATGAAACGGGTCATGTGATCGGGCTTGACCTTTCGAGCAGATGTCTTTACGGTTCTATCAACTCTACCAGCCCCCTCTTCCAGCTTCACCATCTTAGGTATCTTGATCTTTCCTTTAATAACTTCAATCTTTCAGGAATCCCACCAGGGATTCGAAGCCTGTCAGGATTGACACATTTAAATCTCACATTCTCAAACTTTTCTGGCCAAATTCCATCAGAAATGTTGGAACTTTCCAAGTTGGTTTCGGTTGATCTCTCTCTAAACTCGTTGATCCTCCGAAAGCCTAGTTTAAAAGATGTGGCTGAAACATTGACCAACCTCACTAAACTTCACCTAAGTTGTGTCAACATTTCTTCTCATGTACCTCAAAGCTTGTCAAATTTAACTTCTTTGTCATCACTCCTTCTCGAAAATTGTTCGCTGCAGGGTGAATTTCCCTCGGGTATCTTTCGGTTGCCTGATCTCCGTCTTCTTAGCTTGCGGGATAACCCAGATCTTAATGGATATCTACCAGAGTTTCAAGTGGGTAGCGCACTTGAGATGTTGAGGCTCCAAGGCACAAATTTCTCAGGTCAGCTACCTCTTTCAATAGGGAACCTTAATTCATTGAGAGTTTTTACTGCCTGGAGGTGCCGTTTTGGGGGGGTTTTACCATCTGTAATAACTGGTAACCTTTCTAAGCTTCACATCTTGGACCTTTCACACAACTATTTCGCAGGTCAAGTCCCATCTTGGCTAGGTAATTCTACCCAATTAACACAACTTTTACTTTCAAATAATGAGTTGCAGGGTCCGATTCCAGACTCCATTTTCCAGCTTCCATATCTTCAAGTTCTTAATCTGAATTTCAACAAACTCAGTGGCACCTTAGAATTTGATTCGTTTCTTCAATTGAAATATCTTTCAGAGCTCCAATTATCAGGCAATCATTTGTCCCTTATCAGTAGTCCATATATGAATATTACACTCCCTAAATTTCAAATCCTAGGATTGAGAGGTTGCAATCTAAGAGCATTTCCAGCTTTCTTGCAAGGGCAAAATGAAGTTGAATATTTAGATTTGGCCAATAACAGCATTGAAGGATATGTACCTAACTGGATATTCACTATGGAAAGCCTTAGTTTTTTGGATTTGGCCAACAATTTTCTAATAGGTTGTGAGCAGCCCCTCAACGTTCATCCATGGAGTAATTTGCAGATACTTAATCTTACCTCCAATAAATTGGAAGGACCCTTACCAATTCCACCGTCTTCCATTCAGACTTATGATGTTTCGTGGAACAATTTCCACGGAGATGTCTCACCTTTGTTCTGCAATTTAACATCTCTTTTGGTTTTTGACTTGTCAAACAACAACTTAAGTGGCCATTTGCCTCGCTGTTTGGGCAAGTTAGGAGATTCTGCATTAGTTCTAGACCTAAGAAACAACAGTCTCTCCGGAAAAATTCCTGACACATTTGCTAGTGGTTGTGCAGTAAAGCTAATGGACTTGAGTCAAAATAGAATTGAAGGTGCAGTGCCGAAATCATTAGCCAATTGTTCAAAGCTAGAAATCCTCAATCTTGAGAAAAATGAGATGAATGATGTGTTCCCTTCTTGGTTGGGTATTCTTCCACGTCTTAGGATTCTGTCTTTGAGATCTAATAACTTTCATGGTGCAATAGGACAACCTCTAAGCAAATCGGAGTTCGGAAAATTACAGATCATCGACCTCTCCGATAACAATTTTACAGGCAAATTGCCATCGGAATACATTCAAAATTGGGTTTCCATGAAAAGTGTGAATTATGAACAGCTAGCATACATGGAAGCAAATGCAAGTTTTCACATGAAAAGCTACATATGGACTTTTCGATATCCGTACTTTATTAGAATTGTGAGCAAAGGCATTGAGAGAGCATATGACCAGATCTTAGAATTTTTTGTGGTTGTAGACCTCTCTCGTAATAGGTTCGAAGGTGAAATTCCAGAAATCATTGGGACTCTGAGAGAACTTCAATTTTTGAACCTCTCCAACAACATTCTCACAGGTCAGATACCACCATCTTTGGTGAACCTAAAAAAGCTTGAAGCTTTGGATCTTTCTAGAAATAAGTTGTCAGGGAAGATCCCAATGCAACTCTCAGTCCTTACCTTCCTTTCAATCTTCAATGTCTCTTACAATAACCTTACAGGACTTATACCTGGCGGAAACCAATTCGAAACATTTCAAAATGATTCACTTTTAGCCAATCCCGGGCTTTGTGGGAGCCCGCTATCGAGAAAATGTGAGAACATTGAGACCTTATCATTACCACCTTCAGAAGATGAAGATGTAGAATCTACATTTGAATTTAGTTGGGAGATTGTGTTGATCGGGTTTGGCAGTGGATTAGTGATAGGAGTAGCTTTTGGTTGCGCTATGAATACTAGAAAGTATGAACAGCGTGTGAAGAAGAAGTTTGCAAGATGGCTCAGAAGTTAG
- the LOC136202333 gene encoding receptor-like protein 7 isoform X1: MERRSDSQPDWWLEATKSSSQGMGKINFILMKQLCQDGDGSSLLQFKQTFVFDTFSCDPSTDNYTKLSSWKVGDDCCSWDGVDCDVQTGHVIGLNLSSSCLYGSINSDSPVFRLVHLTSLNLSSNNFNLSRIPGGIRSLSKLKHLDLAFANFSGQIPSEILELFQLVSLSLWQNPFMLQKPSLKELVEALTNLTELKLSGVNISSHVPQSLSNLTSLTTLLLKDCSLHGEFPGAIFKLPNLCIVSLRNNPDLTGYLPEFSVASPLEKLALDGTNMSGQLPFSISNLRSLSYFSASGCSFGGLIPSSIGNLTKLDHLELSDNYFSGNIPSSLGNLLQLTYLALTSNNFSPGTLDWLGKLTNLQILDLRNTNSYGAIPSSFRNLTQLVELWLTSNQLTGQIPSWLGNSTHLTKLVLSDNELQGLVPDSIFRLPYIQVVDLYSNNLSGSMRYDSFLQSKYLSILQLSANHLSFVDNTYSNVTLPKFEILSLAGCQLGEFPAFLRGQDKLEVLVLNQNNIKGYVPNWIFTLERLSLLNLAHNFLIGFEHYPSVTLPSTHLTVLGLSNNKLEGPLPIPPASLAVYDVSQNKLSGDVSPLFCNLTSAFALDFSGNNLSGNLPPCLGNLGSSASVLKLTNNNLSGKIPDNYASGCALMMMDFSQNNFEGELPRSLANCSNLEILNLEDNQMTDVFPSWLGILPHLRILSLRSNKFHGAIGQPLSKLQFNRLQIIDLSNNNFTGKLPLEYFRNWVAMKVIVNNRLAYMEAITNFQSSGGFYNFLFPYFIRIVNKGTQRSYNQILEFFVVVDLSSNKFEGEIPESLGTLRALQSLNLSNNILTGHIPLSLGNLKDLEALDFSLNELSGDIPIQLSVLTFLSVFNVSYNKLTGPVPRGNQFGTFQNDSFFANPGLCGMPLSKMCGDTGTLSLPPPKDEDVESPLEFNWEIVLIGIGSGLVIGVAFGCAMDTRKYEWLIKKKFSRGRRSYKN, encoded by the exons ATGGAGAGGAGATCTGATTCTCAACCGGATTGGTGGCTTGAG GCAACGAAGTCTAGCTCACAAGGTATgggtaagatcaattttattctTATG AAACAACTTTGCCAAGATGGAGACGGGTCTTCCTTGTTACAGTTCAAGCAAACCTTTGTCTTTGACACGTTCTCCTGTGATCCTTCTACTGATAATTATACCAAGCTCAGCTCTTGGAAAGTTGGAGATGATTGCTGCTCATGGGATGGCGTCGACTGCGATGTTCAAACAGGTCATGTCATCGGGCTTAACCTTTCAAGCAGTTGTCTCTACGGTTCTATCAATTCTGACAGCCCTGTCTTCCGACTTGTCCATCTTACGAGTCTTAACCTTTCTTCGAATAACTTCAATCTTTCAAGAATCCCAGGTGGGATACGAAGCCTGTCAAAGTTGAAGCATTTAGATCTCGCTTTCGCAAACTTTTCTGGCCAAATTCCATCAGAAATCTTAGAGCTTTTCCAGCTGGTTTCTCTTAGTCTCTGGCAGAATCCATTCATGCTCCAGAAGCCTAGTTTGAAAGAGTTAGTTGAGGCATTAACCAATCTCACTGAACTTAAACTAAGTGGTGTCAACATTTCTTCTCATGTACCTCAGAGCTTGTCAAACTTAACTTCTTTGACGACTCTCCTTCTTAAAGATTGTTCACTGCACGGTGAATTTCCCGGAGCTATCTTCAAGTTACCAAATCTTTGTATTGTTAGCTTGCGGAATAACCCTGATCTCACCGGATATCTACCAGAATTCTCAGTGGCTAGCCCACTTGAGAAGTTGGCGCTTGATGGCACAAATATGTCCGGTCAGCTACCTTTTTCAATCAGCAACCTCAGATCATTGAGCTATTTTAGTGCAAGTGGATGTAGTTTTGGGGGGCTAATACCATCTTCAATTGGTAATCTTACTAAGCTTGACCACTTAGAACTTTCTGATAACTATTTCTCAGGGAACATCCCTTCCTCCTTGGGAAATCTCCTACAACTCACATATCTGGCACTTACCTCTAACAATTTCAGCCCTGGCACCTTGGACTGGCTTGGCAAACTAACAAATCTTCAAATTTTGGATTTGAGGAATACCAACTCATATGGGGCCATCCCTTCTTCATTTCGAAACCTAACCCAACTCGTTGAGTTATGGCTTACTTCTAATCAACTAACTGGTCAAATCCCATCTTGGCTAGGTAATTCTACCCATTTAACCAAACTTGTCCTTTCAGACAATGAGTTGCAGGGTCTAGTTCCGGATTCGATTTTCCGGCTTCCATATATTCAAGTTGTCGACCTATATTCCAACAATCTTAGTGGATCAATGAGATATGATTCCTTTCTTCAATCGAAATATCTTTCTATTCTGCAATTATCAGCGAATCATTTGTCCTTTGTCGACAACACATATAGCAATGTTACTCTCCCTAAATTTGAAATCTTATCATTGGCTGGATGCCAACTCGGAGAATTCCCAGCCTTCTTGCGTGGGCAAGATAAACTTGAAGTTTTAGTGCTCAATCAGAACAACATTAAGGGATATGTACCCAACTGGATATTCACTTTGGAAAGACTTAGTCTTTTGAATTTAGCCCACAATTTTCTGATTGGTTTTGAACATTACCCCAGTGTTACTCTCCCATCGACTCATTTGACCGTGTTGGGTCTCTCCAATAATAAATTGGAAGGACCACTTCCGATACCACCAGCTTCTCTTGCTGTTTATGATGTTTCACAAAACAAATTAAGCGGAGATGTCTCGCCATTGTTCTGCAATTTAACATCTGCTTTTGCTTTAGATTTTTCAGGCAACAACTTAAGTGGCAACTTGCCTCCCTGTTTGGGCAACTTGGGAAGTTCTGCATCAGTTCTAAAACTAACAAACAACAATCTCTCCGGAAAAATTCCTGACAATTATGCAAGTGGTTGTGCATTAATGATGATGGATTTCAGTCAAAATAACTTTGAAGGTGAGCTTCCCAGATCATTAGCAAATTGTTCAAATCTAGAAATCCTCAATCTTGAGGATAATCAGATGACTGATGTTTTCCCTTCTTGGTTGGGTATTCTTCCACATCTTAGGATTCTGTCTTTGAGATCTAATAAGTTCCATGGTGCAATAGGACAACCTCTAAGTAAACTTCAGTTTAACCGGTTGCAAATTATTGATCTTTCTAATAACAATTTCACAGGCAAGTTGCCATTGGAATACTTTCGAAATTGGGTTGCCATGAAAGTCATTGTTAATAACCGCCTAGCATATATGGAAGCAATCACAAATTTTCAGAGTAGCGGTGggttttataattttctattCCCGTACTTCATTAGAATTGTGAATAAGGGCACGCAGAGATCATACAATCAAATTCTGGAATTCTTTGTGGTTGTTGATCTCTCAAGTAACAAGTTTGAAGGTGAAATTCCAGAAAGCTTAGGAACTTTAAGAGCACTTCAATCGCTCAACCTCTCCAACAACATTCTCACAGGTCATATACCATTGTCCTTGGGGAATTTAAAAGACCTCGAAGCTTTGGATTTTTCTCTAAATGAGCTCTCAGGAGACATCCCTATACAACTGTCAGTCCTTACTTTCCTTTCAGTCTTTAATGTCTCTTACAATAAACTCACAGGACCTGTACCCCGAGGAAACCAATTCGGCACATTCCAAAACGATTCATTTTTTGCCAATCCCGGGCTTTGTGGGATGCCTTTGTCAAAAATGTGTGGAGATACCGGAACCTTGTCATTACCACCTCCAAAGGATGAAGACGTAGAATCTCCACTGGAATTTAATTGGGAGATTGTGTTGATAGGGATTGGTAGCGGATTAGTGATAGGAGTAGCTTTTGGATGCGCTATGGATACTAGGAAGTATGAATGGCTTATCAAGAAGAAGTTTTCAAGGGGGAGAAGAAGCTACAAAAATTAA
- the LOC136202333 gene encoding receptor-like protein 7 isoform X2, whose translation MERRSDSQPDWWLEKQLCQDGDGSSLLQFKQTFVFDTFSCDPSTDNYTKLSSWKVGDDCCSWDGVDCDVQTGHVIGLNLSSSCLYGSINSDSPVFRLVHLTSLNLSSNNFNLSRIPGGIRSLSKLKHLDLAFANFSGQIPSEILELFQLVSLSLWQNPFMLQKPSLKELVEALTNLTELKLSGVNISSHVPQSLSNLTSLTTLLLKDCSLHGEFPGAIFKLPNLCIVSLRNNPDLTGYLPEFSVASPLEKLALDGTNMSGQLPFSISNLRSLSYFSASGCSFGGLIPSSIGNLTKLDHLELSDNYFSGNIPSSLGNLLQLTYLALTSNNFSPGTLDWLGKLTNLQILDLRNTNSYGAIPSSFRNLTQLVELWLTSNQLTGQIPSWLGNSTHLTKLVLSDNELQGLVPDSIFRLPYIQVVDLYSNNLSGSMRYDSFLQSKYLSILQLSANHLSFVDNTYSNVTLPKFEILSLAGCQLGEFPAFLRGQDKLEVLVLNQNNIKGYVPNWIFTLERLSLLNLAHNFLIGFEHYPSVTLPSTHLTVLGLSNNKLEGPLPIPPASLAVYDVSQNKLSGDVSPLFCNLTSAFALDFSGNNLSGNLPPCLGNLGSSASVLKLTNNNLSGKIPDNYASGCALMMMDFSQNNFEGELPRSLANCSNLEILNLEDNQMTDVFPSWLGILPHLRILSLRSNKFHGAIGQPLSKLQFNRLQIIDLSNNNFTGKLPLEYFRNWVAMKVIVNNRLAYMEAITNFQSSGGFYNFLFPYFIRIVNKGTQRSYNQILEFFVVVDLSSNKFEGEIPESLGTLRALQSLNLSNNILTGHIPLSLGNLKDLEALDFSLNELSGDIPIQLSVLTFLSVFNVSYNKLTGPVPRGNQFGTFQNDSFFANPGLCGMPLSKMCGDTGTLSLPPPKDEDVESPLEFNWEIVLIGIGSGLVIGVAFGCAMDTRKYEWLIKKKFSRGRRSYKN comes from the exons ATGGAGAGGAGATCTGATTCTCAACCGGATTGGTGGCTTGAG AAACAACTTTGCCAAGATGGAGACGGGTCTTCCTTGTTACAGTTCAAGCAAACCTTTGTCTTTGACACGTTCTCCTGTGATCCTTCTACTGATAATTATACCAAGCTCAGCTCTTGGAAAGTTGGAGATGATTGCTGCTCATGGGATGGCGTCGACTGCGATGTTCAAACAGGTCATGTCATCGGGCTTAACCTTTCAAGCAGTTGTCTCTACGGTTCTATCAATTCTGACAGCCCTGTCTTCCGACTTGTCCATCTTACGAGTCTTAACCTTTCTTCGAATAACTTCAATCTTTCAAGAATCCCAGGTGGGATACGAAGCCTGTCAAAGTTGAAGCATTTAGATCTCGCTTTCGCAAACTTTTCTGGCCAAATTCCATCAGAAATCTTAGAGCTTTTCCAGCTGGTTTCTCTTAGTCTCTGGCAGAATCCATTCATGCTCCAGAAGCCTAGTTTGAAAGAGTTAGTTGAGGCATTAACCAATCTCACTGAACTTAAACTAAGTGGTGTCAACATTTCTTCTCATGTACCTCAGAGCTTGTCAAACTTAACTTCTTTGACGACTCTCCTTCTTAAAGATTGTTCACTGCACGGTGAATTTCCCGGAGCTATCTTCAAGTTACCAAATCTTTGTATTGTTAGCTTGCGGAATAACCCTGATCTCACCGGATATCTACCAGAATTCTCAGTGGCTAGCCCACTTGAGAAGTTGGCGCTTGATGGCACAAATATGTCCGGTCAGCTACCTTTTTCAATCAGCAACCTCAGATCATTGAGCTATTTTAGTGCAAGTGGATGTAGTTTTGGGGGGCTAATACCATCTTCAATTGGTAATCTTACTAAGCTTGACCACTTAGAACTTTCTGATAACTATTTCTCAGGGAACATCCCTTCCTCCTTGGGAAATCTCCTACAACTCACATATCTGGCACTTACCTCTAACAATTTCAGCCCTGGCACCTTGGACTGGCTTGGCAAACTAACAAATCTTCAAATTTTGGATTTGAGGAATACCAACTCATATGGGGCCATCCCTTCTTCATTTCGAAACCTAACCCAACTCGTTGAGTTATGGCTTACTTCTAATCAACTAACTGGTCAAATCCCATCTTGGCTAGGTAATTCTACCCATTTAACCAAACTTGTCCTTTCAGACAATGAGTTGCAGGGTCTAGTTCCGGATTCGATTTTCCGGCTTCCATATATTCAAGTTGTCGACCTATATTCCAACAATCTTAGTGGATCAATGAGATATGATTCCTTTCTTCAATCGAAATATCTTTCTATTCTGCAATTATCAGCGAATCATTTGTCCTTTGTCGACAACACATATAGCAATGTTACTCTCCCTAAATTTGAAATCTTATCATTGGCTGGATGCCAACTCGGAGAATTCCCAGCCTTCTTGCGTGGGCAAGATAAACTTGAAGTTTTAGTGCTCAATCAGAACAACATTAAGGGATATGTACCCAACTGGATATTCACTTTGGAAAGACTTAGTCTTTTGAATTTAGCCCACAATTTTCTGATTGGTTTTGAACATTACCCCAGTGTTACTCTCCCATCGACTCATTTGACCGTGTTGGGTCTCTCCAATAATAAATTGGAAGGACCACTTCCGATACCACCAGCTTCTCTTGCTGTTTATGATGTTTCACAAAACAAATTAAGCGGAGATGTCTCGCCATTGTTCTGCAATTTAACATCTGCTTTTGCTTTAGATTTTTCAGGCAACAACTTAAGTGGCAACTTGCCTCCCTGTTTGGGCAACTTGGGAAGTTCTGCATCAGTTCTAAAACTAACAAACAACAATCTCTCCGGAAAAATTCCTGACAATTATGCAAGTGGTTGTGCATTAATGATGATGGATTTCAGTCAAAATAACTTTGAAGGTGAGCTTCCCAGATCATTAGCAAATTGTTCAAATCTAGAAATCCTCAATCTTGAGGATAATCAGATGACTGATGTTTTCCCTTCTTGGTTGGGTATTCTTCCACATCTTAGGATTCTGTCTTTGAGATCTAATAAGTTCCATGGTGCAATAGGACAACCTCTAAGTAAACTTCAGTTTAACCGGTTGCAAATTATTGATCTTTCTAATAACAATTTCACAGGCAAGTTGCCATTGGAATACTTTCGAAATTGGGTTGCCATGAAAGTCATTGTTAATAACCGCCTAGCATATATGGAAGCAATCACAAATTTTCAGAGTAGCGGTGggttttataattttctattCCCGTACTTCATTAGAATTGTGAATAAGGGCACGCAGAGATCATACAATCAAATTCTGGAATTCTTTGTGGTTGTTGATCTCTCAAGTAACAAGTTTGAAGGTGAAATTCCAGAAAGCTTAGGAACTTTAAGAGCACTTCAATCGCTCAACCTCTCCAACAACATTCTCACAGGTCATATACCATTGTCCTTGGGGAATTTAAAAGACCTCGAAGCTTTGGATTTTTCTCTAAATGAGCTCTCAGGAGACATCCCTATACAACTGTCAGTCCTTACTTTCCTTTCAGTCTTTAATGTCTCTTACAATAAACTCACAGGACCTGTACCCCGAGGAAACCAATTCGGCACATTCCAAAACGATTCATTTTTTGCCAATCCCGGGCTTTGTGGGATGCCTTTGTCAAAAATGTGTGGAGATACCGGAACCTTGTCATTACCACCTCCAAAGGATGAAGACGTAGAATCTCCACTGGAATTTAATTGGGAGATTGTGTTGATAGGGATTGGTAGCGGATTAGTGATAGGAGTAGCTTTTGGATGCGCTATGGATACTAGGAAGTATGAATGGCTTATCAAGAAGAAGTTTTCAAGGGGGAGAAGAAGCTACAAAAATTAA